A DNA window from Castanea sativa cultivar Marrone di Chiusa Pesio chromosome 7, ASM4071231v1 contains the following coding sequences:
- the LOC142642393 gene encoding mediator of RNA polymerase II transcription subunit 20a-like isoform X1 translates to MPLKWVLHWQPNAGSTVNSQILSEVSQCVESINGLKQGRWKATLTLYKPHTREPSMAAEFPRDFLGVSVPEQPNKYYFIIRGQRIVLEADSSIQTIMEKLQSYKTRIALNFDGFQYQLGDFQLRVGKVSPTHSENLRGIVMEVEYLPISSMEKARQIMGEFLEIWQEAVSKRSLPGQFMHIEPNFAEYGLADHYTSQHTAVQYAIVMAQLIATVQAVQSVRN, encoded by the exons ATGCCACTCaaatg GGTATTGCATTGGCAGCCAAATGCGGGAAGCACGGTGAATAGCCAAATACTGAGCGAAGTGTCGCAGTGTGTGGAGAGCATCAATGGCCTCAAACAAGGCAGATGGAAAGCCACTCTCACCTTGTACAAACCCCATACCCGAG AGCCATCGATGGCGGCCGAGTTCCCGCGAGATTTTCTAGGGGTATCAGTGCCAGAGCAGCCAAACAAGTACTACTTCATAATCCGTGGCCAACGAATTGTTCTTGAGGCTGATTCCTCTATTCAGACTATTATGGAGAAGCTTCAGTCTTACAAAACTCGCATTGCCCTTAATTTTGAT GGCTTTCAGTATCAACTTGGTGACTTTCAATTGCGTGTGGGAAAAGTATCTCCTACTCATTCTGAGAATTTGAGAGGGATAGTTATGGAG GTTGAGTATCTTCCCATTTCTTCTATGGAGAAAGCCAGGCAAATCATGGGAGAGTTTCTTGAGATATGGCAAGAAGCTGTATCAAAAAGATCATTACCAGGACAATTTATGCATATAGAACCAAATTTTGCAGAATATGGCCTCGCAGATCACTATACTTCCCAACACACAGCTGTTCAGTATGCTATTGTCATGGCACAACTAATTGCAACAGTGCAAGCAGTACAATCAGTGAGAAATTAG
- the LOC142642393 gene encoding mediator of RNA polymerase II transcription subunit 20a-like isoform X2: protein MAAEFPRDFLGVSVPEQPNKYYFIIRGQRIVLEADSSIQTIMEKLQSYKTRIALNFDGFQYQLGDFQLRVGKVSPTHSENLRGIVMEVEYLPISSMEKARQIMGEFLEIWQEAVSKRSLPGQFMHIEPNFAEYGLADHYTSQHTAVQYAIVMAQLIATVQAVQSVRN from the exons ATGGCGGCCGAGTTCCCGCGAGATTTTCTAGGGGTATCAGTGCCAGAGCAGCCAAACAAGTACTACTTCATAATCCGTGGCCAACGAATTGTTCTTGAGGCTGATTCCTCTATTCAGACTATTATGGAGAAGCTTCAGTCTTACAAAACTCGCATTGCCCTTAATTTTGAT GGCTTTCAGTATCAACTTGGTGACTTTCAATTGCGTGTGGGAAAAGTATCTCCTACTCATTCTGAGAATTTGAGAGGGATAGTTATGGAG GTTGAGTATCTTCCCATTTCTTCTATGGAGAAAGCCAGGCAAATCATGGGAGAGTTTCTTGAGATATGGCAAGAAGCTGTATCAAAAAGATCATTACCAGGACAATTTATGCATATAGAACCAAATTTTGCAGAATATGGCCTCGCAGATCACTATACTTCCCAACACACAGCTGTTCAGTATGCTATTGTCATGGCACAACTAATTGCAACAGTGCAAGCAGTACAATCAGTGAGAAATTAG